Proteins from a genomic interval of Crassostrea angulata isolate pt1a10 chromosome 7, ASM2561291v2, whole genome shotgun sequence:
- the LOC128192287 gene encoding B-cell receptor CD22-like has translation MKQPKLKLLIALSLAMLYFPAFRHCGSLIISEVNADTCITFNKKAKSTDPKNLTRNNESLCAFIGEESFPKPTAWNRTFSCRINISNLSVCFSDTSVTDAGVFYLIAGNVQENTITLEVEYPPTVSLSKAQKTVEGQNLSITCSYRPGNPTTTFFYWTKTNSVFRYNGQLLWIPNIGRKHSGTYTCFAENTYSSGNKGKANATIMIDVQYPPIVSSLPDVKHVEGDHVKIVCKITAGNPASTIIYWTKPGDSGFRQSGSRLAFTSITRSQSGVYTCVAENNYISKGKGVDQQSFLLSVLYGPTFIHGHSLWVSEGQSARMLTSVTSNPASNVSWFRDNLIVSTQQSVNGTTTYIIPRTQCTDTGPFQVVATNGVQSKQSTKVSLYVYCSPRLTTCGSSVELTVDDDFNLNEQISVLSYPQPNASLALPSGALNTIITLRIDATATNFFTITLTGSNIQSDDFGTYLLNVANQYGRRTIHVNITFEKSSVSTSVVVGGVLGGLLFLAVCAIGFLSYKYFSVKRASESLRSYETLEKEKAIVDNHTYEPYTCDEKADVEEIQKISKSNPFKLPIFNNSRKERKKKCPTIETLNQAKTKESPLTKSRFTKKGKKLYENAEELAATASDQNKGNTESKKTNDTKSRNIKETKSKPLVLPKPKKQLSKTSKAFSYF, from the exons ATGAAACAACCAAAGTTGAAACTGCTGATTGCTTTATCTTTGGCAATGCTGTATTTTCCAGCATTTCGTC ATTGCGGTAGCCTTATCATCAGTGAAGTAAATGCTGATACCTGCATCACATTCAACAAAAAAGCAAAGTCTACGGACCCAAAGAACTTAACGAGAAACAATGAATCTTTATGTGCATTCATTGGTGAGGAGAGTTTCCCAAAACCTACTGCCTGGAACAGAACTTTCTCCTGtagaataaatatttctaatttgtcCGTCTGTTTCTCCGACACAAGCGTGACTGATGCCggtgtattttatcttatcgcGGGAAACGTCCAAGAAAACACAATAACTCTTGAAGTTGAAT ATCCACCGACTGTCTCGCTATCAAAGGCACAAAAAACCGTGGAAGGACAAAATCTCTCTATCACGTGTTCATACAGACCAGGAAATCCAACTACTACTTTTTTTTACTGGACGAAGACAAATTCAGTATTCAGATATAATGGTCAACTTCTATGGATCCCAAATATTGGACGTAAACACTCTGGGACATACACGTGTTTTGCAGAGAACACCTACAGCAGCGGGAATAAAGGGAAAGCAAACGCCACCATCATGATTGATGTACAAT ATCCCCCGATTGTGTCATCTCTTCCTGACGTTAAGCATGTGGAAGGAGACCATGTCAAAATAGTGTGTAAAATCACTGCAGGAAACCCAGCTTCTACTATTATTTACTGGACCAAACCAGGAGATTCCGGATTTAGGCAGTCTGGTTCTAGACTTGCGTTTACCTCTATAACTAGAAGTCAGAGTGGGGTTTACACCTGTGTTGCAGAAAATAACTACATAAGCAAAGGAAAGGGCGTTGACCAACAGTCATTCCTACTGAGCGTGTTGT ATGGGCCTACATTTATCCACGGCCATAGCCTGTGGGTTTCCGAGGGACAATCAGCCAGGATGTTGACGTCAGTAACCAGTAATCCCGCCTCCAACGTCTCCTGGTTCCGGGACAACCTCATTGTGTCCACCCAACAATCAGTCAATGGCACCACTACTTACATCATCCCAAGGACACAGTGTACAGACACCGGACCATTCCAAGTGGTGGCCACTAACGGGGTCCAGTCCAAACAATCCACCAAAGTATCCCTATACGTTTACT GTTCGCCGAGACTAACAACATGTGGAAGCTCTGTGGAACTAACCGTAGACGATGACTTTAATCTAAACGAACAGATTTCCGTCCTGTCTTATCCACAACCAAACGCTTCTCTGGCACTTCCAAGTGGCGCTCTAAACACCATCATAACTCTAAGAATCGATGCTACAGCAACCAATTTTTTTACTATCACTCTGACCGGATCAAATATTCAGTCGGATGATTTTGGAACATACCTTTTGAATGTTGCTAATCAATATGGAAGGAGAACGATACATGTCAACATTACTTTTGAAA AGAGCTCTGTTTCCACTTCCGTAGTCGTAGGCGGCGTTCTTGGAGGACTACTGTTCCTAGCTGTCTGTGCTATTGGTTTTCTTTCCTACAAGTACTTCTCAG ttaAAAGAGCTTCAGAGTCTCTAAG GTCATACGAAACATTGGAGAAGGAGAAAGCCATTGTGGACAATCATACGTATGAGCCTTATACCTGCGATGAGAAAG CTGATGTGGAGGAAATACAGAAAATTTCGAAGTCAAATCCATTTAAACTACCAATCTTTAATAATTCgaggaaagaaagaaaaaagaaatgtcCGACGATAGAAACGCTAAATCAAGCTAAAACTAAGGAGTCGCCATTGACCAAAAGTAGATTtacaaaaaaaggaaagaaactATATGAAAACGCCGAAGAATTGGCCGCGACAGCCTCCGACCAGAATAAAGGGAATActgaaagtaaaaaaacaaatgacACAAAATCGAGAAATATCAAGGAGACCAAATCTAAGCCTTTGGTCCTTCCAAAACCCAAGAAACAACTGTCTAAAACCAGCAAAGCATTCTCatatttttag
- the LOC128192289 gene encoding uncharacterized protein LOC128192289: MSVCFSDTMVTDAGVFNFVVGNVQENATTLEVEYPPIVLMQNTPTFVEGQNFSIKCSYSAGNPITTSLYWTKTNSVFRYNGQLLRIPNIQRKDSGTYTCFAENTYSSGKKGKANATIEIDVQYGPSLTYGQALKVSEGQSARMSTSVTSNPASNVSWFRDNLLVSTQQSVNGTTSYTIPRTQCTDTGPFQVVASNGVQSKQATKVFLYVYCSPRLTTCGSSVELHVDSNFNLKGKILVLSYPQPNASLTLPNGALNTLITLRVNSTATNLFTITLTRSNLPSDDFGTYVLNVANQYGRITIYVYIKSSESFSSTVVVVGSVLGGVLFLAICAFVFLSYKYLLVRKVPTRSYITLEKEKSKVDIHMYEPSTCDEKAAVEETQKISKSNQFKLIIFDIFKKKGRRKINYPTLETPYWVQINESQVTETNFTKTGKELYATTSDQNRGNTKSKKACDTESGNIGKKKTKYSTSETANWAKTNKSPFTKTYFTKTKTGKELYANAEELAATACDQNRKNTKSKIVGDTESGNPGKKKTIKSTLETLHWAKTNESPFTETNFTKTGKELYANAEELAATACDQNRKNTKSKIVGDTESGNSGKKKTKNSKLETLHWAKTNESPFTETNFTKTKTGKELYANAEELAATACDQNRKNTKSKIVGDTESGNSGKKKTKNSKLETLHWAKTNESPFTETNFTKTKTGKELYANAEELAATACNQSRGNTKSKKEGETKSGYSEKTKSKPLVLPKPKKKLSKASKAFSYF, encoded by the exons ATGTCTGTCTGTTTCTCTGACACAATGGTGACTGATGCaggtgtttttaattttgtcgtAGGAAATGTTCAAGAAAACGCAACGACTCTTGAAGTCGAAT ATCCACCGATAGTCTTGATGCAAAACACACCAACATTTGTGGAAGGACAAAATTTCTCTATCAAGTGTTCCTACAGCGCGGGAAATCCTATTACTACTTCACTTTACTGGACGAAGACAAATTCAGTGTTCAGATACAATGGTCAACTACTGCGGATCCCAAACATTCAACGTAAAGACTCTGGGACATACACGTGTTTTGCAGAGAACACCTACAGCAGCGGGAAAAAAGGGAAAGCAAACGCCACAATCGAGATTGATGTTCAAT ACGGACCTTCACTTACCTATGGCCAAGCTCTAAAAGTTTCCGAAGGACAATCAGCCCGGATGTCAACGTCAGTAACCAGTAATCCCGCCTCCAACGTCTCCTGGTTCCGGGACAACCTCCTTGTATCCACGCAACAATCTGTCAATGGCACCACCAGCTACACTATCCCAAGGACACAGTGTACAGACACCGGACCATTCCAAGTGGTGGCCAGTAACGGCGTACAGTCCAAACAAGCTACCAAAGTATTCCTATACGTTTACT GTTCGCCAAGACTTACAACATGTGGGAGCTCTGTGGAGCTTCACGTAGACAGTAACTTCAATCTTAAAGGAAAGATTTTGGTGCTGTCTTATCCACAACCAAACGCTTCTCTGACACTCCCGAATGGTGCTCTGAACACACTTATCACTCTCAGGGTCAATTCCACAGCAACCAATTTATTCACAATCACACTGACGAGATCAAATCTTCCCTCGGATGATTTTGGAACATACGTTCTGAATGTTGCAAATCAATATGGAAGAATAACGATTTACGTATACATCAAATCTAGTG aGAGCTTTTCTTCAACGGTAGTCGTCGTAGGCAGCGTTCTTGGAGGAGTATTATTCCTAGCTATCTGtgcatttgtttttctttcctACAAGTACCTTTTAG ttaGAAAAGTGCCTACAAG GTCTTACATCACACTTGAAAAGGAGAAATCCAAAGTAGACATTCATATGTATGAGCCTTCTACCTGTGACGAGAAAg CTGCTGTAGAGGAAACACAGAAAATTTCGAAgtcaaatcaatttaaactaatcatctttgatattttcaagaaaaaaggaaGAAGGAAAATAAATTATCCGACGTTAGAAACGCCTTATTGGGTTCAAATTAATGAGTCGCAAGTTACAGAAACTAATTTTACGAAAACAGGAAAAGAACTATATGCAACAACTAGCGACCAGAATAGAGGGAATACCAAAAGTAAAAAAGCATGTGACACAGAATCGGGGAATATCggaaagaagaaaacaaaatattcgaCGTCAGAAACGGCTAATTGGGCTAAAACTAATAAGTCGCCATTTACCAAaacttattttacaaaaacgAAAACTGGAAAGGAACTATATGCAAACGCCGAAGAGTTAGCCGCGACAGCCTGCGACCAGAATAGAAAAAATACCAAAAGTAAAATAGTAGGTGACACAGAATCGGGAAATCctggaaaaaagaaaacaataaaatcgACGTTAGAAACGCTTCATTGGGCTAAAACTAATGAGTCGCCATTTACGGAAACTAATTTTACGAAAACCGGAAAGGAACTATATGCAAACGCCGAAGAGTTAGCCGCGACAGCCTGCGACCAGAATAGAAAAAATACCAAAAGTAAAATAGTAGGTGACACAGAATCGGGAAATTctggaaaaaagaaaacaaaaaattcgaAGTTAGAAACGCTTCATTGGGCTAAAACTAATGAGTCGCCATTTACGGAAACTAATTTTACGAAAACGAAAACCGGAAAGGAACTATATGCAAACGCCGAAGAGTTAGCCGCGACAGCCTGCGACCAGAATAGAAAAAATACCAAAAGTAAAATAGTAGGTGACACAGAATCGGGAAATTctggaaaaaagaaaacaaaaaattcgaAGTTAGAAACGCTTCATTGGGCTAAAACTAATGAGTCGCCATTTACGGAAACTAATTTTACGAAAACGAAAACCGGAAAGGAACTATATGCAAACGCCGAAGAGTTAGCCGCGACAGCCTGCAACCAGAGTAGAGGAAATACGAAAAGTAAAAAAGAAGGTGAAACAAAATCGGGTTATAGCGAGAAGACTAAGTCTAAGCCTTTGGTCCTTCCGAAACCCAAGAAAAAACTGTCTAAAGCAAGCAAAGCcttctcatatttttaa